A window of Cytobacillus sp. FSL H8-0458 genomic DNA:
TGTGTGACTTTTTCGTGGACGGTCACATCTGCATATTGAGGGTTAATGGTCACATCCAGTTTATCTGAGATATCGCGGACCTTTATTTTCACTCTTTGAGAGCCAATTTCAGCATTCGTTAAATCTGCATAAACTTCAAAGTTCTGCAGTTTTTTTGCTTGCTCCAGGTGGCTTTTGGGGCCTTTGATACTCAAATCAACTGTGTCAGGAATACCGGTAACGACCAGGTTTTCCGTATCATAATAGCTTTTCACGGGGACATCTTCAATAATGTCTGAATCCTGCTGGCCAGGAACGTTTGTTACTTTCAGCTCCTTATCTGCATCATATACAGAATAAAACAGAAAAAAGGCCAGGATCAGGGCGACAATTTTCATGAACCAGCGGGTATCAACCAATTTATCAATTAATTTATCCATTCCTTTTTCCCCTCCAGTTCCAACGACCTGAAGAAGTCTGCTTTATTTTTTGCTGCACAAGCAATTCATTGGAAAGCATATCTTTAAAAGCCTCTGCTTTTAAATCACGATGCAGTTCACCGTTTTTGGTTAAAGAAACATTTCCCGTTTCCTCTGAAACAATAATGGTAATACTGTCGGTTACTTCACTAATGCCTAAAGCAGCCCTATGTCTGGTGCCCAGTTCTTTTGAGATGAAAGGACTTTCTGACAGAGGCAGATAACAGGCTGCTGCCGCCACACAATTCTTTTGAATGATAACAGCTCCATCATGCAGCGGTGTATTCGGTATAAATATATTAATCAGGAGCTCAGATGAAATTTTGGAATCCAGCCCAATCCCGGTTTCAATATAATCGTTCAACCCTGTTTCCCGCTCAACTGAAATTAGCGCGCCAATGCGCCGTTTAGCCATATAATCTACAGCCTTCGCAATAGACTCGACCAGTTTCTCCTGATTTTCCTCCTCCTGATTAGCCGTCCTTGAGAAGAATCTTCCTCTCCCCAATTGTTCCAATGCTCTTCGCAGCTCCGGCTGGAAAATGATTATGATGGCCAGAAATCCCCAAAGAAGCACTTGTTCCATCATCCACCCTAAAGTTTGCAGGTGAAACATGTCACTTGCTACTTTAACCAGGATAATGACAAAAATCCCTTTCAGTAATTGGACAGCCTTTGTTCCTTTAACAATCATTATGAGTTTATAGATGACGTACCAGACAAGGAGAATGTCTATTGTATTAGCCAACAATTTCATTATAGAGAGATCCGCAAACGACATTATCCTTCCTCCAAATATATATTTCAAAAGCAAAAATGCCTAATGTTCCTTTATGTAACTTTCATATTATATCATATTCATCGCTAATTCCAATTTTGAAACAGCATATGCCATCTGGAAAATTCAGCATTGTCATTTGCATACTAAGAATCCCTGCTTTATAGCAGGGATTCTCTTTATTATTGACTACTTTTCTTTGTCTGTTTCTCCGGTTTCAAAGACATTTACAGCATCCTTTGTTGCGGTTTTGATGTGATACCACAGCCATTCGAATATGGCATCTACCTCTTCA
This region includes:
- the cdaA gene encoding diadenylate cyclase CdaA; translated protein: MSFADLSIMKLLANTIDILLVWYVIYKLIMIVKGTKAVQLLKGIFVIILVKVASDMFHLQTLGWMMEQVLLWGFLAIIIIFQPELRRALEQLGRGRFFSRTANQEEENQEKLVESIAKAVDYMAKRRIGALISVERETGLNDYIETGIGLDSKISSELLINIFIPNTPLHDGAVIIQKNCVAAAACYLPLSESPFISKELGTRHRAALGISEVTDSITIIVSEETGNVSLTKNGELHRDLKAEAFKDMLSNELLVQQKIKQTSSGRWNWRGKRNG